The Maylandia zebra isolate NMK-2024a linkage group LG7, Mzebra_GT3a, whole genome shotgun sequence genome contains a region encoding:
- the psmb10 gene encoding proteasome subunit beta type-10, which yields MLHSLNSFALQPGGFSFENSRRNAVLESNLSQAGYKAPNARKTGTTIAGIVYKDGVILGADTRATDDMVVADKNCMKIHYIAPKIYCCGAGVAADAEITTQIMSSNVELHMLNTGRPPLVAMVTRQLKQMLFRYQGHVGSSLIVGGVDVTGAHLYSVYPHGSYDKLPFLTMGSGAAAAVSVFEDRFKPNMELEEAKQLVRDAIAAGIFCDLGSGSNVDLCVITEAGVEYLRGYDKPTTKGKREGQYRYKTGTTAVLTKTVTPLSLDVVNESVQIMDTE from the exons ATGCTGCACAGTCTGAATTCCTTTGCGCTTCAGCCGGGAGGTTTCTCTTTTGAGAACAGCCGCAG GAATGCCGTGCTGGAGTCTAATTTGTCTCAGGCTGGTTACAAAGCTCCTAATGCCAGGAAGACAGGCACCACCATTGCTGGAATTGTATACAAG GATGGAGTCATCTTGGGAGCAGATACCAGAGCTACAGATGACATGGTTGTGGCTGACAAAAACTGCATGAAAATTCACTACATTGCTCCAAAAATCTA CTGCTGTGGAGCTGGTGTTGCTGCAGATGCAGAGATAACTACACAAATCATGTCATCCAATGTGGAACTTCACATGCTCAACACTGGGCGACCCCCACTTGTTGCTATGGTTACCAGACAGCTCAAACAAATGCTGTTCAG GTACCAGGGTCACGTGGGGTCATCTCTGATTGTTGGAGGAGTTGATGTGACTGGAGCTCACCTGTACAGTGTTTACCCTCATGGCTCTTATGACAAACTGCCTTTTCTCACCATGG gatctggagcagcagctgctgtctCTGTATTTGAGGACAGGTTCAAACCAAATATGGAG TTGGAAGAGGCGAAGCAGCTAGTACGAGATGCCATCGCTGCAGGGATTTTCTGTGACCTGGGTTCAGGCAGTAACGTCGACTTGTGTGTCATCACTGAAGCTGGAGTGGAATATTTGCGTGGCTATGACAAGCCCACAACGAAGGGAAAAAG agAAGGGCAGTACAGGTATAAGACTGGGACCACCGCTGTCCTGACCAAAACTGTGACACCCCTGTCCCTGGATGTGGTCAATGAATCTGTTCAGATTATGGACACTGAATGA